A genomic window from Vitis riparia cultivar Riparia Gloire de Montpellier isolate 1030 chromosome 18, EGFV_Vit.rip_1.0, whole genome shotgun sequence includes:
- the LOC117907602 gene encoding uncharacterized protein LOC117907602 — MQKLFRRTASSGPILFTSGKPPLSLHSLPLPPRQLAMPATATAFHGGGLSNLASSWSTRKSISVAAAFGGGNCRICRCSIEGGAGVRRAWGRARGAWFRAGSEDGFSVKIVEKGSGGCSVEDEEDGEKGSDEKPLRLQRRQRGSSSLNSGAVAANVDLLTIPGVGPRNLRKLVDKGIGGVAELKQLYKDKFFGESSQKMVEFLRSSVGIIHRNHAESITTFIKESVDEELKDNSDSDAKPTQKKRLTFCVEGNISVGKTTFLQRIANETLELRDLVEIVPEPINKWQDVGPDHFNILDAFYAEPQRYAYTFQNYVFVTRVMQERESSGGVKPLRLMERSVFSDRMVFVRAVHEANWMNEMEISIYDSWFDPVVSCLPGLIPDGFIYLRATPDTCHKRMKLRKRNEEGGVSLEYLRDLHEKHESWLFPFQSGNHGVLSVNQLPFGIDSSLHPDIRDRVFYLEGDHMHSSIQKVPALVLDCEPNIDFSKDIEAKQQYARQVAEFFEFVKKKKEVPSLKASEEAAAKSSQAHVLLPHKGGLWVPDGKHFPESALKSLDFRRAMSFLSG; from the exons ATGCAGAAGCTGTTCCGCCGAACCGCTTCTTCTGGTCCTATTCTTTTCACTTCTGGTAAGCCCCCACTGTCCCTGCACTCTTTACCACTTCCGCCGCGGCAACTCGCAATGCCGGCCACTGCTACCGCGTTTCACGGCGGCGGCCTCTCCAACCTCGCCTCCTCTTGGTCCACGAGAAAATCGATTTCCGTTGCCGCCGCTTTCGGAGGGGGAAACTGCCGCATCTGCCGGTGCTCGATTGAAGGAGGCGCCGGCGTCAGACGAGCCTGGGGCCGGGCTCGGGGGGCGTGGTTCCGTGCGGGTTCGGAGGATGGGTTTTCGGTAAAGATTGTGGAGAAGGGTTCGGGTGGTTGCAGTGTTGAAGATGAGGAAGATGGGGAGAAGGGTTCGGACGAGAAGCCGTTGAGATTGCAGAGGAGGCAGAGGGGTTCATCGTCGTTAAACAGTGGGGCTGTGGCTGCAAATGTTGATCTCTTGACGATTCCTGGCGTTGGTCCTAGGAATTTGAGGAAGCTTGTGGACAAAGGTATTGGTGGAGTTGCTGAGCTCAAACAACTCTATAAAGATAAG TTTTTTGGGGAATCCAGTCAGAAGATGGTGGAGTTTTTGCGGAGTTCTGTAGGAATCATTCACAGAAATCATGCTGAGAGTATAACTACTTTCATCAAAGAAAGTGTTGATGAAGAATTAAAGGACAATTCCGACTCTGATGCAAAGCCTACCCAGAAGAAACGACTCACCTTCTGTGTTGAAGGAAATATCAGTGTTGGGAAGACGACTTTCCTTCAAAGAATAGCTAATGAAACACTTGAGCTGCGTGATCTTGTTGAGATTGTTCCTGAACCTATTAACAAGTGGCAGGATGTTGGACCTGATCACTTTAATATATTGGATGCATTTTATGCTGAGCCACAACGGTATGCCTATACCTTTCAGAATTACGTGTTTGTTACCAGAGTTATGCAGGAGAGAGAGTCATCTGGTGGAGTTAAGCCTCTGAGGTTGATGGAGAGGAGTGTTTTCAGTGACAGGATG GTATTTGTACGAGCTGTTCATGAAGCAAACTGGATGAATGAGATGGAGATCAGCATTTATGACTCATGGTTTGATCCCGTAGTTTCATGCTTGCCTGGGCTGATTCCTGATGGCTTCATCTATCTTAGAGCAACCCCTGATACCTGCCACAAGAGGATGAAGCTACGCAAGAGAAATGAGGAAGGGGGAGTCTCCCTAGAGTATCTACGTGATTTGCATGAAAAGCATGAGAGCTGGCTTTTCCCATTCCAAAGTGGAAATCATGGGGTATTGTCTGTCAATCAGCTACCTTTTGGCATCGATAGCTCTTTACATCCTGATATAAGAGATCGCGTGTTCTATTTGGAGGGTGATCATATGCATTCAAGTATTCAAAAG GTTCCTGCTTTGGTCCTTGACTGTGAGCCAAACATTGATTTCAGCAAAGACATCGAAGCAAAGCAACA GTATGCTCGCCAAGTCGCagaattttttgaatttgtgaagaaaaagaaagaagttcCATCTCTGAAAGCCAGTGAAGAAGCAGCAGCAAAGAGTAGCCAAGCGCATGTATTGCTGCCCCACAAAGGTGGACTGTGGGTACCAGATGGGAAGCATTTTCCAGAATCAGCCCTCAAATCTTTGGATTTCAGACGAGCCATGTCATTTCTTTCTGGTTAG